TTAGATTAAATCTATGATTTTTCTCTATTAATATATGAAATTGAATATGAACTTCAATTTTATCCACTAAGCATTAACGAATTAGGGCACAAAGAACTGTTTTTATAAGGATTACTCTGAAAAATTAAAGATTACATTAAATTTGTCTAATAATCTCAAGAGAATTCTTTCTGAGTACAAAATAATTTATAGCAGAATCTTATAATTTATAATAAAAGTACTGGATTAAATTACGATTTTGTAAGTATATTTCGATGTAATAAGGTGGATAGAATGGATGAAAAAGGTCAAATCAGCGCTGAAATGATATTATTACTTGGTGCGATGTTAGTTATAGTGATTGTTGCAGGTGGAGCCATATTTGGTATTACCCAATCATTTGCAGGGAATATCTCTCAAGTGATAGATACTGCCAGAAACAATGCTATTGGTAAAATGTAATAAGAATTAAGATGAATTTATTTAAGAATTTACATTCATCAAACTCCCCAAACCACTGCTTTATTACGATAAAATAAAGGTTTAAACACAGTAGAATTACTTTTTTCGATGACTAACTTGGTGAAAATAGAATTCTCAAATTGTTTATCCAGTACTACTGCTTTTTTATGATCAATGATGAAAACACCAAAATCACTACTGGAATTAACATAACGCTTTACAATGGTTCCGTTATCAATGAATTCCACAAAATAAGGTGTTTCATTTTCCCAGGTTAAATTTTCTGTTTTAAAATCCATGAATACATCATTACTGGAGTTAAGATAATCAGAAGTCATATTCACAGTTCCAGATGAGTAAATATAATTATTAGAAGAATTTCCAGTGAAGTTCCACCCACCAAACGTGAATATCCAGTGCCCAATACCAATCATCTTATCATTGGTAACCACAACCATAGGAGACGGATTTTCGGGATGAGTATACTTTAAAACTTCATCAGCCTGATTATTACTTAGATTATAATCATTTAAAAGTAGACTGCGAGCACTTTCTTTATCAAGACCCAATATATTGTTCATGATATCCACAGTTTTACTGGTGTTTCCCACAAACAGGTCCAGTGTGATGTAACCTTGATCCCCACTGGTGGATAACATACGCATGATACCTACTGAAAGGCTCTCATTATCAGTTACAAATGCTTTATTAATCCAGTAATCCCTTGAAATACTGGGAGATTTATCTTTATAGGGGAATAGATCATCAAAGTTACGAACCGGTAATGTTTCTATATATCCCATTCTGCCGTCCTCAAGAACCGGGCGATCTGCGATAGCAGTGTATAAATGACCATTGTTCCAGTCACCTATAATGACCGTGTTATTTGATGTGTTATTATTTATCCAAACTGAAGCAGCCCAGATATCATCATTAGTTCCGGGAATTAGATTAAAACTGGTTTCACTAGCCCATATCCCAGGGAGTACTATTAATATCACAATTAAAATAGAAAGAACTTTGAGAATGTAGGGATTTCTTTTAAAAATATGGATTTTTTGGCTGTTTTTCAATAAGCTTATGTATTCAATGCAGATCCCAATCATGATTCCGGTGCTAACCACCAGAGGTGGGATTAACATGATCATGAATCTTTCACCATTATTCAATGCAACAAAACCGGCAATGGTCCATAAAACCAGGAACCAAAAGGACATCCAGTTAATTCTCTTCAAGAATTTTTGGCTTAATTTGTCATTTAACAGTATTCTGAAAGTCCATACCAGTCCGAATAATCCGGCAAAGAGTGCAATTCCTATACGTGAAACAATTGATTCTATAGAAGGTTTAGTTAGTTCTGAAACTGAAATGTAAAGATTGGGCCAATCAGCCCAGGATGCGCTGCCAGTAGATAAATTAAGAAGTTGAATTGGACTATATGCTAGTTTAAAAATGTTTATTAATCCTGTGAATAGCCCTACTAAGATTAAGGTCCCTGCAAAGAATAATATCAGGTTGTATAGGTGATTTTTTACTATTCCACCCCGTAACTTAGTTACTAGAATGCATACAGCCCAGAAGATAACAATGAGGTAAAAGAGGTATTGCCAACCATTCCAGGCCAGCGCAAATAAGAACATGGACACTGCTGTTAGACTTGAAAAAATTAGTGCCTTTTTACCGGGTTTATTTATACTATCCAGTGCCAGGAAAAAGAAGCCAACCACTAAAAATGGGAATAATAAGTTGAACATGTCTGTATCGAACCATCCTGGGACTGTACGAACAAAGTAGTAGGGGATAGTGACGGTTAAAATACCAGCAGTAACTGCACCGTATTGATTGGTTAATCTACCCACAAAGAAATAGGCTGCA
The sequence above is a segment of the Methanobacterium formicicum DSM 3637 genome. Coding sequences within it:
- a CDS encoding STT3 domain-containing protein, with product MDKKLFTTIAIVLLIFSIGFFLRVETTNLNSIPDSQKSFYQDQNGLPYMYELDSYYNYRLTENYLDHGYLGDAIIKGMDWDLHSYYPPGVPIDYPPLIVYLTAFIYKFINLLGDVPLLVICFWLSAFIAPLAGIAAYFFVGRLTNQYGAVTAGILTVTIPYYFVRTVPGWFDTDMFNLLFPFLVVGFFFLALDSINKPGKKALIFSSLTAVSMFLFALAWNGWQYLFYLIVIFWAVCILVTKLRGGIVKNHLYNLILFFAGTLILVGLFTGLINIFKLAYSPIQLLNLSTGSASWADWPNLYISVSELTKPSIESIVSRIGIALFAGLFGLVWTFRILLNDKLSQKFLKRINWMSFWFLVLWTIAGFVALNNGERFMIMLIPPLVVSTGIMIGICIEYISLLKNSQKIHIFKRNPYILKVLSILIVILIVLPGIWASETSFNLIPGTNDDIWAASVWINNNTSNNTVIIGDWNNGHLYTAIADRPVLEDGRMGYIETLPVRNFDDLFPYKDKSPSISRDYWINKAFVTDNESLSVGIMRMLSTSGDQGYITLDLFVGNTSKTVDIMNNILGLDKESARSLLLNDYNLSNNQADEVLKYTHPENPSPMVVVTNDKMIGIGHWIFTFGGWNFTGNSSNNYIYSSGTVNMTSDYLNSSNDVFMDFKTENLTWENETPYFVEFIDNGTIVKRYVNSSSDFGVFIIDHKKAVVLDKQFENSIFTKLVIEKSNSTVFKPLFYRNKAVVWGV
- a CDS encoding class III signal peptide-containing protein; this translates as MDEKGQISAEMILLLGAMLVIVIVAGGAIFGITQSFAGNISQVIDTARNNAIGKM